The Calditrichota bacterium genome includes the window TATTCCCCCCACCGATAACAACGCCAACCTGTAAACCAAGATCAACAACCTGTTTTACCTCTAAAACAAATTGTTTTAAAGTTTCAGGATCAATCCCGGACTGATTAGAGCCAGCCAATGATTCACCGCTAAGCTTTAGCAATATCCTTTTGTATTTTAAATCTTGAGGGGTAGAAGACATTATTCGCCAATTTGAAATCGTGAGAAGCGTTTTAATGTCACATTCTCACCAACTTTTGAAATTGTTTCGTTAAGCAAATCCTGAATTGTTTTCTCTGGTTCCTTCACATAGGCCTGATTTAACAAAACATTTTCTGTATAATATTTTTCAATTCTACCAGCTGATATCTTTTCTATAATATGATCGGGCTTACCTTCAGCTTTAGCTTGTTCTTTAAATATTTCCATTTCTTTTTCAACAAGGGCCTGATCAACTTCTTCGCGTGTAACAGCAAGAGGATTTGATGCCGCAACGTGCATTGCAACATTTTTTACAAATTCTTTAAAGTTGTCAGTATTTGCAACAAAGTCCGTTTCACAGTTTACTTCAACAATTACACCCAATTTACTTCCCGGATGAATATACGCTTCAATTAAACCTTCTTTGGCTTCGCGACCGGCTCTTTTTGCAGCCTTTGCGATTCCTTTTTTTCTTAAAATATCTGATGCTTTTTCTGAATCACCATCAGCTTCTTTTAGAGCATTCTTACAGTCCATCATGCCGACGCCTGTTTTTTCTCTCAGCTCTTTAACCATTGCAGCAGTAATCTCTGCCATCGTTAAGACTCCTTATTCGGTTTTTTTACTTTTTTCTTTTCCTGTTCAACCGGCTTTTCTTCCGCTGCTTTTTTCTCTTTCTCAGCAGCTTCCTTTATAGCTTTTTCTTGTTGAACTTTTTGTTTTGCTTCAATAATCGTATCTGCAACTTTGCTGATAATTAAACTGATACTTTTCGCTGCATCATCATTTGCAGGAATCGGAAAGTCTACTAAAGTAGGATCGGAATTTGTATCAACCATTGCAAAAACAGGAATACGCATATTAATTGCTTCTTTAAGGGCAATATGCTCTTTTTTAGTATCTACAATAAAGATAGCTCCCGGAAGACGTTTCATATCTTCAATACCACAAAGTACGCGGTTAAGTTTTTCTTTATCGCGGTCAATAGTCAAGCGTTCTTTTTTAGAAATCTTTTCATATGTGCCATCTTTGCTCATTTTATCAAGATTTTTATAGTGCTTGATTGATTTTTTGATGGTTGTAAAATTTGTAAGCATACCACCAAGCCAACGATGTGTTACATAAAACTGCTCACATCTTTGAGCTTCAGAATCAATAATCTCTTTTGCCTGAACTTTTGTACCAACAAAGAGAACTTCATATCCCTCTGATACAATTTGGCGCAACGCATTCAAAGCGTTTTCAAGATTGGATTGTGTTTTCTTTAAATCGATTATGTGAATCCCATTTTTCTGCATGAAGATGTAAGGCTTCATTTTAGGATCCCAACGGCGGGTTAGGTGACCAAAGTGGGCACCAGAAGCAAGTAACTGCTCCAAAGAAACAGCGGGCATATTTTCCTCCTTATTCGGGTTATACCTCCACCTGTTAATTGTACACTTAAAAATCCGCCTGAGCAGACACCCAATAAGCGCTTAACAGATGTGCGTTTTATTTTTTTCCGGACTAATTTCCGGGTGTTCAAATTCTAACGTTTTGAGAACTGGAATCTTTTGCGTGCTTTAGCTAAACCATATTTCTTACGTTCAGTTTCTCTGGAATCCCTTGTAAGGAATCCGGCTTGTTTCAAACTGGAACGATAGTCTTCACTATACTGGATTAATGTGCGGGCAATCCCTAATCTTACAGCTCCTGCCTGTCCAGATAATCCACCACCCCTAACACGAACTGTGAAATCAAAGTTACTTGTGTTTTCTGTAACTTCAAGTGGCTGCATGATATCCATGAGTAGTGTTTCACGCTTAAAATAATCAAGCGATTCACTTCCATTCACAACCATTTTCCCACTTCCCGGGGCCATTCTTACACGGGCGATTGATTCTTTCCTACGACCAACAGCAATATATACTTCCATCTATTTGCCTATCCTAATTTAAAGTTAATTCTTTAGGTTGTTGCGCACTATGCGGATGATTATCATCTGCATATACTTTTAGCTTCTTAATCATTTGCCTTCCAAGACTATTTTTTGGCAACATACCTTTTACAGCATGTTCAATTACCCTGTCAGGATGTCTTTGTAACATCAACTTAACTGGTGTAATTTTTTCCCCACCCGGAAAACCTGAATGGCGGAAATAAGTCTTTTGGAGCAACTTTTTACCTGTCAGCTTTACTTTTTCAGCGTTTACAACAATTACAAAATCACCTACATCATAATGCGGTGAGTACGATGGCTTATGCTTGCCTTTAAGAATAAAAGCAACTTTGCTTGCCAAACGGCCTAAAACTAAATCGTTTGCATCAATAACAAACCATTTTTTTGAACTTTCTACTTCTTTTTCAGAAGCAATATATGTTTTCAAATCGCCTCCTGAGCGTCATCATTTAAAAGAGCAGTTAATATAACTGTATTATTACAGTTAGTCAAGCTGTAGAATGGAATTTTTGTTCCTTGTTATGTTTTAAATATTTATTTATTTAAATTCAGCCCGTTTTTAGACGATCTGTAGCAAAGTGATTCTTAAACATTTTACATAACAATTTAATTCAGGAATTTATGAACGTTTCAATATATACATCAAAAGAAGATCTATTAACGATTAAAGATGATTGGACCAAATTAAACCAAAGCATTAATACACATAGCCCCTTTCTTTCATGGGAATGGATTAATGAGTGGTGGTCAACTTATGAAACAAGACTTCCAAACTCATCCAGTCTTCAAATCATTTGCATCAGAGATGATAAAGATCAGTTATTTTGTATAATGCCTTTCTTTTCTACAAAAATCAGTTCCATAAATGGAAAACTAAATATATTAAAACTGGCTGGAACTGAATTCGAGTCAAGCGATTACCTGGATATACTTATTGCTGACAAATACAGCATAGAATTCATTTTTGATTTGTTTGATTTGCCGGAAATTAAACTACTATTTAATAATTTCGATAAAATTGTTTTAAATAATCTTCTTCAAGACTCAGCTTTATGGAAAATACAAAATGAGTTTATTCAAAAACGTAATTATCCCACATTTTCAAAAAGAACTTCGATTTGTCCATATATGGACCTACCAGAGAGCGAAGAAGAACTTTTAAAAAATCTTTCAAAAAATATGAAATCAGGATTGAGGCGCACACGTAATAAAATTAACAAAGACCCTGACCTTGATATCCATAGAATCACGGAAGCTAATGAAATCGATACAACTATCCAGGCTTTATTTGATCTGCATGATCAACGATTTACAGACCAGGAAAAAGACACAAAATTTGTCTTTGAAAAACGGGGCCGTTTTCATCAAAATATTGCCAAAACTTTTTTGGGTTTAGGACAATTGGCATTTTATACTGCAAAATTTAAAGATGAAATAATTGGTTGCTTATATTGTTATGTTTTTAATAACCGTGTTATGTATATGCAAGCAGGGTTTAATCCTGATTATGCAAAATATGCCTTAGGAAACCAATTAATTTTAAAAGCAATTACCGATGGAATTGAGATTAAAAATATTGAATTTGATTTCATGCGTGGAAATGAGTCGTATAAAACAAAGTGGACAGCATCAAAAAGGTATTTATATCAACTGGAGTTTGGCCTCTCTTTTAAGGGAAAAATGGATGTTCATTTTAACCGCCTTTTATTTAACTCAAAACGTATTATTAAAAAATTAATCAGAAAAGAGGAGTGATGAGTTTTACGGCAGTTCTCCCGGTCTACTTACCAAAAGCCTCTTATTTTATCCCATTCCTTACTTGCAAAACTGTTTTATTTGCCGACCACGTTCAATTCCGGAAAAGGTCATCTATTATAAGGAACAGGATATCACAGAATGGCCCCGTTTTAAGTATTCCTGTTAAACACAATGGCTATGCTAAAGCTATTTATACAAAAGAAATTGCGCAAATTGAAAATTGGAATTTAAAACATCTAAAGTGTATCTACCATACTTTCAATACTGCTCCTTATTTTGACGATTACTTTCCTGAAATAGAAAGTATTTTAAAAATGCCTGTTTCATCCCTTTCAGATTTTTTATTAAAACTAACCGGTCATTTTCTTGATAGATTGAAAATTAATGTCACAATAAAAAAAACATCTGAACTAAATTTTAAAAACAATCTCGAAGATGAGTTAATAAAGTTTGCCAAAAAAAATGAACACCTTTCAACCTATTATTATTTTCAAAAAGACGTGGATAATGGATCATTAAATATTCAGAGCCTGAATGATGAAAGCTTATCTACATGTGTTTTTCCGCAACTCATTACCAATGATATATCCACTCTTTCAGTTTTGGAATTGTTATTTCAATATGGACCTGAAGCTGCGTTTTTAATTCGTGATTTAGAGTAGTTTATTTTTGCACAATCATTCAAACTTTTCTAAGTTCACACCACAAAAATTTGGTAGAAATAAGAATGATTATAAAACACTTTAAATTAGCAAGAAATTCAGCAAAAGCTGCCTTTGTAATTCTAATCGATCCAGATAAAATCGAAAACGAGAATATTCCAGGTTTTATTGAAAGATGTATTTCTGCGGGTGTCGATATTTTTTTTATTGGCGGAAGTTTACTTAATGGCAATGAGTTTGATAATAAAATCAAATTAATTAAGTCTCATGCAGAAAATATACCGGTTATTATTTTCCCAGGAAATGTAAATCAACTTTCTCAATACGCAGATGCATTACTCTATTTATCTTTAATAAGCGGTCGTAATCCAGATTATTTGATCGGAAACCAGGTATTGGCGGCCCCAGTTATTAGAAAATCCAAAATAGAATCTATTTCAACAGCTTATATGTTAATTGAGTCTGGAAAAACCACTTCTGTAGAATTTATGAGCGGTACAAAACCAATCCCAAATGATAAAGTTGATATCGCAATCGCTCATGCACTTGCTGCAGAATACTTAGGTTTTAAAGTTGTGTATTTAGAAGCTGGTAGCGGTGCAAAAAACAGTGTTCCAGAAGATATGATAAAAGGTGTTTCTCATTCTATAAGCCTGCCAATAATTGTTGGAGGAGGTATAAAGTCGCCTGATGAAGCTAATCAGAAAGTGCTAGCGGGTGCTAATATCATAGTTATAGGTAACCATTTTGAGAAAAATAATAATAGCAGCATTTTACAAGAGTTTTCCTCTGCAATTCATACAACTGCATTGAGTAAATTTTAGTTTTCAGTTTTTAGATATTTTTTTCTTATTATCTCAACACTTTCCCTGAAGTTAATCATTATTGGACCGATAAAAAGGCAAGTAAATTTAAAATTAGAATGAGTTTTAGGAGGATTAATGAGTGATCGTTATTTAGTCACAGGTGGTGCAGGATTTATTGGATCAAACCTAGTAGAGCGATTGGTACAAAACGGTGAAAATGTACGAATTATAGATAACTTTTCTACTGGAAAAGAAGAAAACATTGCAGAATATGGTGAACAAATAGAAGTAGTAAATGGTGATATTCGCTACCTCAACACGGTAATGGAAGCCATGAAAAACGTAGATTATGTTTTACATCAGGCTGCCCTCCCGTCTGTACCGCGATCAGTTGAAACTCCGCTTGAAAGTAATGATGTTAATACAAACGGTACATTAAATTTACTTTATGCCGCTAAAGAATCAGGTGTTAAGCGCTTTGTGATGGCAGCTTCTTCATCGGCGTATGGTGAATCTCCAACACTACCAAAAGTTGAAACCATGCCAACATCGCCATTATCACCTTATGCTGTAAATAAACTTGCCGGTGAAAATTATTGTAAAGCCTTTTATAATGTTTATGGTTTGGAAACCATTGCCCTTCGCTATTTTAATATATATGGACGTCGCCAGGACCCAAACTCATTTTACTCTGCAGTAATCCCAAAATTTGTAAAAGCATTATTAATGAATAAAGCACCAACCATTTTCGGTGATGGAGAAACCAGCAGGGATTTCACATATATTGACAATGTAATCGAAGCCAACCTTTTAGCATGCAAAGCACCACAAAAAGCTGCGGGCAAAGTAATGAACATTGCATGTGGCGAAAGGATTACGCTTAATGAACTGGCATTGGAACTAAATACTCTTTTAGGGAAAGATTTAGGCGTTGTTCATGCAGATGAACGACCCGGAGATATTAAACATTCTCTTGCGGATATTTCATTAGCAAAAGAAATGATTAATTATGAAGGCAAACATAAAATCGGCGATAGTTTAAAGAAAACTGTAGATTGGTTTGTGTCCAATAAACATATCCTCGGTTTATAGTTTATCAGCTTACCTTTACAAACTCAAAAGTTCATATCGTTATAAAACAAAAAAAGGCTACCCAATAATTTGGATAGCCTTTTTTTTAAATAAAAACTGGTGGTGACTTACTCTCCCACACCAACCATAGGTGCAGTACCATCAGCGCGGGCGGGCTTAACTACTCTGTTCGGAATGGGAAGAGGTGTGTCCCCGCCGCTATAACCACCAGCATTTTTAATATTAGAAGTATGTACAGGGTTATCATCTATCTTAAAACTATATAAATAAAAAAGGTTAAGCCTCACGGCTTATTAGTACTGCTCGGCTTCATACATTACTGCACTTCGACCTACAGCCTATCAACCTCCTAATCTCGAAGGCGCCTTTAGGTCCGATAAATCGGACAGGGATATCTCATCTTGGGTTGGGCTTCGCACTTAGATGCTTTCAGTGCTTATCCACACCAAACATAGCTACCCAGCAATGCCCCTGGCGAGACAACTGGTACACTAGAGGTTTGTCCACTCCGGTCCTCTCGTACTAAGAGCAGATCCCCTCAAATATCCTACGCCCGCAACAGATAGGGACCGAACTGTCTCACGACGTTCTAAACCCAGCTCACGTACCGCTTTAATTGGCGAACAGCCAAACCCTTGGGACCTTCTCCAGCCCCAGGATGCGATGAGCCGACATCGAGGTGCCAAACCACCCCGTCGATATGAACTCTTGGGGGTGATAAGCCTGTTATCCCCGGAGTACCTTTTATCCTTTGAGCGACGGCATTTCCATTCACTACCGCCGGATCACTAAGCCCTGCTTTCGCATCTGCTCGACGTGTATGTCTCGCAGTTAAGCTCCCTTATGCCTTTATACTCTACGCACGATTACCAACCGTGCTGAGGGAACCTTTGGAAGCCTCCGTTACACTTTAGGAGGCGACCGCCCCAGTCAAACTACCCACCAGACACTGTCCCTCCCGCCGATTCAGACGGGCAGGTTAGTAGTCCAACTAAGCAAGGGTGGTATTTCAAGGACGACTCCACACCAACTAGCGCTGGCATTTCGTAGTCTCCCACCTATCCTACACATGCTTAGCTAAAATACAATATCAAGCTGTAGTAAAGGTTCACGGGGTCTTTCCGTCCCGTTGCGGGAAGCCGGCGTCTTCACCGGCATCACAACTTCGCCGAGCTCCTGGTTGAGACAGTACCCAAATCGTTACACCATTCGTGCAGGTCGGAACTTACCCGACAAGGAATTTCGCTACCTTAGGACCGTTATAGTTACGGCCGCCGTTTACCGGGGCTTCAGTTCAATGCTTCTTTTCCGAAGAAAATTACATATCCCCTTAACCTTCCGGCACCGGGCAGGTGTCAGTCCCTATACATCGTCTTACGACTTAGCAGAGACATGTGTTTTTAGTAAACAGTCGCTTGGGTCTGGTCACTGCGGCCCGAGCCAGCTTCAGAGAGTAAATCTCTTAACCGGCCTGGGCACTCCTTCTCCCGAAGTTACGGAGTCATTTTGCCGAGTTCCTTAACCAGGACTCACTCGAGCGCCTTAGGATTCTCTCCCCATCTACCTGTGTCGGTTTACGGTACGGTCAGCTTTAAATCTCACTTAGAGGGTTTTCTCGGCAGTATGGTTAGGGTCAGTTTATGTCCTAGGGACTCCTATTCGCACCTCAGAATAAAGGTGTGCGGATTTGCCTACACACCATTCCTACATGCTTAAACCACCATCCGTCAGGTGGCTGACCTTTCACTCCTGCGTCACCCCATCGCTCAAACAAATTAAAGCTGGTACGGGAATATTAAACCCGTTTCCCATCACCTACGCCTTTCGGCCTCGGCTTAGGGGCCGACTAACCCTGAGCAGATTAACTTTACTCAGGAAACCTTAGATTTTCGGCGAACAGGTTTCTCACCTGTTTTATCGCTACTAATGCCAGCATCCTCTTTTCCATCTCCTCCAGCACACTTCACAATGCACCTTCAACGGTTAATGGAATGCTCCCCTACCACTTGAACCAAAAGTTCAAATCCGCAGCTTCGGTGTACAGTTTAGTCCCGAGAATTATCGGCGCCAAAGCGCTTGACCAGTGAGCTATTACGCACTCTTTAAATGGTGGCTGCTTCTAAGCCAACATCCTGGTTGTCTAAGCACTTCAACATCCTTTATCACTTAACTGTAACTTGGGGACCTTAGCCGACGGTCTGGGTTGTTTCCCTCTCGCGTATGAAGCTTATCCCACACACGCTGACTCCCGATAAACATGTCTACGGCATTCGGAGTTTAACAGGGGGCGGTACCCTGGTGAGGGCCCTAACCCTATTAGTGCTCTACCTCCGTGACACTTTCAATCGAGGCTAGCCCTAAAGCTATTTCGGGGAGAACGAGCTATCTCCAGGTTTGATTGGCCTTTCACCCCTACCCACATCTCATCCAAAGATTTTTCAACATCTCCTGGTTCGGACCTCCACGACATCTTACTGCCGCTTCATCCTGGACATGGGTAGATCACCTGGCTTCACGTCTGCCGCACGTAACTAATTCGCCCTGTTCAGACTCGCTTTCGCTACGGTTACATCTCTGAAAGACTTAGCCTTGCTACGTACGAGCAACTCGCTGGCTCATTATGCAAAAGGCACGCTGTCATCCCGGACATGCCGAGACTCCAACTGATTGTAGGCACACGGTTTCAGGTACTTTTAACTCCCCTCCCGGGGTGCTTTTCACCTTTCCCTCACGGTACTAATTCACTATCGGTCACAAGAGAGTATTTAGCCTTACCCGATGGTCCGGGCTGATTCCCACAAGATTTCTCGTGTCCCGTGGTACTCGGGTTTCCATACCATGAAGTCTACAAAATTTCGCCTACGGGACTATCACCCTCTACGGTGTGACTTTCCAGACACTTTGACTATCTTGTAGATTTTTGACTTCACCCAGATGCTGTAACATCTTAGAGTATGAACCCCACTACACCAGGTGTACAACGCTTACAGGCTCTTAAATACACCAAGGTTTAGGCTCTTTCCGCTTCGCTCGCCGCTACTAAGGAAATCACTTCGTTTTCTCTTCCTGAAGGTACTTAGATGTTTCACTTCCCTTCGTTCGCCTCCTATTAATAGGATAACCCCGCATTACCAGGGTTGGGTTGCCCCATTCGGACACCTACGGGTCTAAGGTTGTGTGCACCTCGCCGTAGATTTTCGCAGCTTATCACGTCCTTCATCGCCTTCTTGTGCCTAGGCATCCACCGTGTGCCCTTAGCAACTTAACCTACATCTATTTACATAATTAAGATAGATGATAACTCTATACATTCTTTCTTCTATTACTTCTTCTTACTTTTCCATCATGTCAAAGAACAGCTTAAAACTTTATTCACCAAAAAGAGGAGTTGAATTGAATCAATTGAGATTGCCTTTAGCCCCAAAGGGCTCCTTAGAAAGGAGGTGATCCAGCCGCACCTTCCGGTACGGCTACCTTGTTACGACTTCGCCCCAGTCATCAGCCTTACCTTCGACGGCCCTTAATGGACCGGCTTCGGGTACTGCCGACTCCCATGGCGTGACGGGCGGTGTGTACAAGGCCCGGGAACGTATTCACCGCGGCATGCTGATCCGCGATTACTAGCGATTCCGACTTCATACAGTCGAGTTGCAGACTGTAATCCGAACTGAGATCGGTTTTTAGGGATTGGCTCCACCTCGCGGTATCGCGACCCGTTGTACCGACCATTGTAGCACGTGTGTAGCCCGGGATGTAAGGGCCATGATGACTTGACGTCATCCCCACCTTCCTCCAGTTTATCACCGGCAGTCCCCATAGAGTCCCCACCATAACGTGCTGGCAACTATGGGCAAGGGTTGCGCTCGTTGCGGGACTTAACCCAACATCTCACGACACGAGCTGACGACAGCCATGCAGCACCTGTCATAGTGTCCCGAAAGACATATACATCTCTGCACATTTCACTGTGATGTCAAACCCCGGTAAGGTTCTTCGCGTTGCATCGAATTAAACCACATGCTCCACCGCTTGTGCGGGCCCCCGTCAATTCCTTTGAGTTTCAACCTTGCGATCGTACTCCCCAGGCGGGATACTTAATGCGTTAGCTGCGACACTGACCCTAAAAAGGACCAACATCTAGTATCCATCGTTTACAGCGCGGACTACCAGGGTATCTAATCCTGTTTGCTCCCCGCGCTTTCGCGCATTAGCGTCAGTTGTGAGCCAGGTAGCCGCCTTCGCTACTGGTGTTCTTCCCAATATCTACGCATTTCACCGCTACACTGGGAATTCCGCTACCCCATCTCACACTCAAGCCGGGCAGTTTCAAATGCAGTTCCACGGTTAAGCCGTGGGCTTTCACATCTGACTGACCAGGCCGCCTACACGCCCTTTACGCCCAGTAATTCCGGACAACGCTTGCACCCCCCGTATTACCGCGGCTGCTGGCACGGAGTTAGCCGGTGCTTACTTTATAGGTACCGTCACATACATACCCTTACGAATACATACCGTTCGTCCCTATCTACAGGGGTTTACACACCATAGTGCTTCATCCCCCACGCGGCGTTGCTGCGTCAGAGTTTCCTCCATTGCGCAATATTCCTCACTGCTGCCTCCCGTAGGAGTCTGGGCCGTATCTCAGTCCCAGTGTGGCTGATCACCCTCTCAGATCAGCTATCCATCGCTGCCTTGGTAAGCCGTTACCCTACCAACTAACTAATGGAACGCAGGCCCATCCATGCGCGGTACAAAAGCACCTTTGATTCTTCTGCCAGGTGACAAAAGAATATCATATGGTATTAGCAACGATTTCTCGATGTTATCCCAATCGCAAGGGCAGGTTGCCTACGCGTTACTCACCCGTTCGCCAGTGTAATCATCTCCCCGAAGGGAAACTTTCTCCTTGACTTGCATGTGTTAAGCACGCCGCCAGCGTTCGTCCTGAGCCAGGATCAAACTCTTCGTTGTCATTTCATTTATTTCTTTTACTACTTTATGACAACCTCAATAAAGGCTCGTTTCAACTCCTCATTTCAATGAACAAAGGGCTCGTAATCTACTAACACTAAATTAACTTTGCAAATGTATATTTGGTGTTTTTTACATTTTTTACGAGAGCTTTTAATTTACCTACTTCATTTCCCAAAGGCAAATATTTATTCACTACTTTTGCAAAAAAAATAACCCGGACTACTTTTATATCCGGGCTATTTATTTTTTTTTGATTTAACGTATTTATTTGAAGGCTATTTTAAATAATTCTTCAACTTCATTTACAAAATGAAATGTAATATCTTTTCGATTATGTTGGGGTATTTCTTCCAGATCTTTTTTGTTCTTTAAAGGTATAATTATTTCTTTAATACCTGCCCTTTTAGCAGCAAGTACTTTTTCTTTTATTCCACCTACCGGAAGAACCAAGCCGCGCAAGGTAATCTCTCCAGTCATGGCAAGATTATCTTTTATTGGCCTGTCGCTGAATAAGGAGTATAATGCGGAGAACATTGTTATACCAGCACTCGGTCCGTCTTTTGGGATAGCGCCAGCCGGAACATGAATATGAGTATCGAACTTTTCATAAAACTTGGAATTAATATTAAATTTATCTTTGTTTGAACGGAGGAAACTCAAGGCGGCAGAAGCTGACTCTTTCATTACATCACCCAATTTGCCAGTTAATGAAAGATTGCCTTTGCCTTCCATTTTTGTAGCTTCAATAAATAAAATATCACCACCAACGGGCGTCCATGCCAAGCCAGTAGCAACACCAGGTCTCGATACTCTTTCAGCTATATCATAGTAAAATCTTTCCGCCCCAAGATAGTTTGGAATTATTCTTGGAGTTATCTTTTTGGAAACGACTGTTTCTTCAACAATCTCCTTTGCAATACCACGAATAATGCTGGCAATTTCCCTTTCAAGATTACGAACACCTGCTTCTCTTGTATATTTGTTTATCACAGTCTTTGTAGCAGTATTTGTAAATTGGATTTGTTTGTCCGTTAAACCATGATTTTCCAATTGTTTTGGGATTAAATATTTTTCAGCGATCTTGGCTTTTTCTTCCTCCGTATAGCTGATTAACTCAATAATTTCCATCCTGTCTTTTAATGCAGGAGGAATTGGATCTATTAAGTTAGCTGTTGCAATAAACATCACTTTTGATAGATCAAATGGGATTTCCAGATAATGATCCGCAAAAGAAAAATTTTGCTCCGGATCTAAAACCTCCAATAAAGCGGAGGAGGGATCACCACGAAAATCCATACCAAGCTTGTCAAGTTCATCAAGCATGAATACAGGATTATTGGATCCAACTTTTTTTATTTCCTGAATAATTCTCCCAGGCAATGCACCAACGTATGTCCGCCTGTGCCCTCTTATCTCAGCTTCATCTCGGACTCCTCCTAAAGACAGACGAGAGAATTTTCTATTTAATGCCCGTGCAATTGATCTGCCAAGACTTGTTTTACCAACCCCGGGAGGACCAACAAAACACAAAATAGGACCTTTCATATCTGACTTTAATTGGCGGACAGCTAAATATTCGAGGATTCTCTTTTTTACTTTGTCCAGCCCATAATGATCTTCATTTAAAATAGCTTCAGCTTTAGAAACATTTAGCCGGTCCTTGGTAGTTTTTTTCCAGGGCATATCTAAAATCCAATCGAGATATGTCCTTGTAACTGTATACTCACTAGCCATAGGAGACATTTTTGAGAGACGATTCAGCTCTTTTTCTGCAACATCTTTTGCATACTTTGGCATTTTAATCTTGGTAAGCTTTTCACGTAATTCTTCAATCTCTGTGCCTTCATCTTCGTACTCACCCAGTTCTTTTTTTATTGCCTTTAGCTGCTCTCTTAAGTAATAGTGTCT containing:
- the tsf gene encoding translation elongation factor Ts — translated: MAEITAAMVKELREKTGVGMMDCKNALKEADGDSEKASDILRKKGIAKAAKRAGREAKEGLIEAYIHPGSKLGVIVEVNCETDFVANTDNFKEFVKNVAMHVAASNPLAVTREEVDQALVEKEMEIFKEQAKAEGKPDHIIEKISAGRIEKYYTENVLLNQAYVKEPEKTIQDLLNETISKVGENVTLKRFSRFQIGE
- the rpsB gene encoding 30S ribosomal protein S2, giving the protein MPAVSLEQLLASGAHFGHLTRRWDPKMKPYIFMQKNGIHIIDLKKTQSNLENALNALRQIVSEGYEVLFVGTKVQAKEIIDSEAQRCEQFYVTHRWLGGMLTNFTTIKKSIKHYKNLDKMSKDGTYEKISKKERLTIDRDKEKLNRVLCGIEDMKRLPGAIFIVDTKKEHIALKEAINMRIPVFAMVDTNSDPTLVDFPIPANDDAAKSISLIISKVADTIIEAKQKVQQEKAIKEAAEKEKKAAEEKPVEQEKKKVKKPNKES
- the rpsI gene encoding 30S ribosomal protein S9 produces the protein MEVYIAVGRRKESIARVRMAPGSGKMVVNGSESLDYFKRETLLMDIMQPLEVTENTSNFDFTVRVRGGGLSGQAGAVRLGIARTLIQYSEDYRSSLKQAGFLTRDSRETERKKYGLAKARKRFQFSKR
- the rplM gene encoding 50S ribosomal protein L13 is translated as MKTYIASEKEVESSKKWFVIDANDLVLGRLASKVAFILKGKHKPSYSPHYDVGDFVIVVNAEKVKLTGKKLLQKTYFRHSGFPGGEKITPVKLMLQRHPDRVIEHAVKGMLPKNSLGRQMIKKLKVYADDNHPHSAQQPKELTLN
- a CDS encoding GNAT family N-acetyltransferase, with product MNVSIYTSKEDLLTIKDDWTKLNQSINTHSPFLSWEWINEWWSTYETRLPNSSSLQIICIRDDKDQLFCIMPFFSTKISSINGKLNILKLAGTEFESSDYLDILIADKYSIEFIFDLFDLPEIKLLFNNFDKIVLNNLLQDSALWKIQNEFIQKRNYPTFSKRTSICPYMDLPESEEELLKNLSKNMKSGLRRTRNKINKDPDLDIHRITEANEIDTTIQALFDLHDQRFTDQEKDTKFVFEKRGRFHQNIAKTFLGLGQLAFYTAKFKDEIIGCLYCYVFNNRVMYMQAGFNPDYAKYALGNQLILKAITDGIEIKNIEFDFMRGNESYKTKWTASKRYLYQLEFGLSFKGKMDVHFNRLLFNSKRIIKKLIRKEE
- a CDS encoding geranylgeranylglyceryl/heptaprenylglyceryl phosphate synthase, which gives rise to MIIKHFKLARNSAKAAFVILIDPDKIENENIPGFIERCISAGVDIFFIGGSLLNGNEFDNKIKLIKSHAENIPVIIFPGNVNQLSQYADALLYLSLISGRNPDYLIGNQVLAAPVIRKSKIESISTAYMLIESGKTTSVEFMSGTKPIPNDKVDIAIAHALAAEYLGFKVVYLEAGSGAKNSVPEDMIKGVSHSISLPIIVGGGIKSPDEANQKVLAGANIIVIGNHFEKNNNSSILQEFSSAIHTTALSKF
- a CDS encoding SDR family oxidoreductase, with amino-acid sequence MSDRYLVTGGAGFIGSNLVERLVQNGENVRIIDNFSTGKEENIAEYGEQIEVVNGDIRYLNTVMEAMKNVDYVLHQAALPSVPRSVETPLESNDVNTNGTLNLLYAAKESGVKRFVMAASSSAYGESPTLPKVETMPTSPLSPYAVNKLAGENYCKAFYNVYGLETIALRYFNIYGRRQDPNSFYSAVIPKFVKALLMNKAPTIFGDGETSRDFTYIDNVIEANLLACKAPQKAAGKVMNIACGERITLNELALELNTLLGKDLGVVHADERPGDIKHSLADISLAKEMINYEGKHKIGDSLKKTVDWFVSNKHILGL